One segment of Bacteroidota bacterium DNA contains the following:
- a CDS encoding alanine racemase — MEKQRYERPVIKKLESNMPSKFGMATKYPPTTNIDNVSVKSLINDFGSPLFVISEKKIRATLKKAKDAFKTRYPKVQFAWSYKTNYLNAICNIYHQEGSWAEVVSGFEYEKALKSGVEGNKIIFNGPDKRKKDLALAIENESLIHIDHLDELYAILELADTHQNKPRVAIRVNMDTGVYPMWDRFGFNYENGQAWDALNKIMNSRKLELVGLHTHIGTFMLSAQAYAMAASKLSELAVGIQRKYDHVIKYIDMGGGFASRNNLKGSYLPGSDVSPTFDDYAEAITAAILNSQIKPENLPLLILETGRALIDESGYLLGTVIANKRLANGRRTTIIDVGVNLLFTSFWYDHKLTPAQAFTNYTEDTTIYGPLCMNIDVIRENINLPLLNKDDHVVIHNIGAYNMTQWMQFITLRPKIVLIDLEGKTHVIRDNEDLESVASFEKTPEHLKTFNL, encoded by the coding sequence ATGAGCGACCGGTAATTAAAAAACTGGAAAGCAATATGCCAAGTAAATTTGGAATGGCGACCAAATATCCTCCAACCACAAATATTGATAATGTAAGTGTTAAAAGTTTAATTAATGATTTCGGATCACCCTTATTTGTGATATCGGAGAAAAAAATCCGTGCAACATTAAAAAAAGCTAAAGACGCTTTTAAAACCAGATATCCAAAAGTTCAGTTTGCATGGTCTTACAAAACAAATTATCTAAATGCAATTTGTAATATTTATCATCAGGAAGGGTCATGGGCAGAAGTCGTATCAGGATTTGAATATGAAAAAGCACTAAAAAGTGGAGTGGAAGGGAATAAAATTATTTTTAACGGGCCGGATAAAAGAAAGAAAGATCTTGCTCTAGCTATTGAAAATGAATCGCTCATTCACATCGATCACTTGGACGAATTATACGCCATTTTAGAACTTGCCGACACGCATCAAAATAAACCTAGAGTTGCAATCCGAGTAAATATGGATACCGGAGTTTACCCCATGTGGGATAGGTTTGGGTTTAATTATGAAAACGGACAGGCTTGGGATGCTTTGAATAAAATCATGAATTCCAGAAAACTAGAGCTGGTAGGTTTACATACCCATATTGGAACCTTTATGTTATCTGCGCAGGCATACGCAATGGCAGCATCTAAACTTTCAGAATTAGCTGTAGGTATTCAACGTAAGTATGACCATGTTATTAAATATATCGACATGGGTGGTGGCTTTGCTTCACGAAATAATTTAAAGGGATCGTATTTGCCGGGTTCAGATGTTAGCCCAACATTTGATGATTATGCGGAAGCAATTACAGCAGCTATTTTAAATAGTCAGATCAAGCCTGAAAACCTGCCTTTATTGATTTTGGAAACCGGCAGGGCTTTGATTGATGAGTCGGGTTATTTATTAGGTACAGTAATAGCCAATAAACGGCTGGCCAATGGTAGAAGAACAACAATTATTGATGTTGGCGTCAATTTATTATTTACTTCGTTTTGGTACGATCACAAGTTAACACCTGCCCAAGCATTTACAAACTATACTGAAGACACGACAATTTATGGTCCTTTATGCATGAATATCGATGTGATAAGGGAAAATATTAATCTGCCTCTGCTGAACAAGGATGATCATGTTGTGATCCATAATATTGGAGCATACAATATGACACAATGGATGCAGTTTATTACTTTAAGGCCTAAAATTGTACTTATCGATCTTGAAGGAAAGACTCATGTGATTAGAGATAATGAAGATTTGGAGAGCGTTGCATCATTTGAAAAAACCCCCGAACATTTAAAAACTTTCAATCTCTAA